In one window of Halomarina pelagica DNA:
- a CDS encoding formate dehydrogenase subunit alpha, protein MSAEPVSLDLDRRSFLKASALTGALALGGGAAGRALAQDGEDGVDASDDDSELVKTICNFCAVGCGFKAERKGNAFVGQEPWFENPINNGSLCSKGASIYGSEHSEKRLKHPLRLEGGEWKKISWDEAWKQIGDEFGRIREEYGPDSVMWLGSAHHCNEEAYAFRKLAAFWGTTNVDHQARICHSTTVSGLANTWGYGAMTNPINDYRHFGLNLIIGQNPAEAHPIAMQHILEGQRRGGTVVSVDARYTKTSAHADHFFRIRPGTDVALMMGLLRYLRDRGELDRTMLTERVVGWPDVEAELEKYDLETVADITWIDEADIRTIGDLMIENKPNVQIEWAMGGTQHNNGTQNIRSYALTGLATGGIARAGGGMQVMRGHSNVQGATDLGPNSHILPGYYSVTSPGSWMYWADVWNESPWTSGSTSFGELFDRYDLMPKGKWRDQDGEASATFENGGREFSSRSMMLQKGLTVARWFEGALPREERLNETPLYQPNRVKAAVFHGHSANSISEMDKQKKAMENLDLLVIVDMFPSLASVMANRDDGVVLLPCSSQYEHHGTLTNSHRAVQWRNPVRPPSHSAKPDMQIIQEFAATLGFPEHFDWGSGPGLFNGKTTYEDCLREINLGVRTIGYQQSPERLQQHYEYDYAFSTETTRAAKPGLPVSGDYWCLPWPCWGEGHPGTPIIWRDDLDPREGGQDFRARWGTKAPTPDEWRQMVQSGNVPDQRTYPFKHTVEQGGEAALDMLRAPYEPDWDTDFSGTVRGVPEYPGWTTTWPQDITNPDALSIPYEYALRPDKSIYDAAKRLKELGDAGQLRPKGAASDIDPSKYEQYDFKQPDPPTGRGRARGVAWNFLDTVPIHREPIESPRPDLVEKWPANGLQTNFYRLNQNNAAIQKRATTAAQKQGMDLVMTTGRQVEHQGGGSESRSNVFLADLQPHMYAEIHPKRAEELGVDGGEFVVVSTTDRGSVLVKARVTHRPRQDEVFLPFHWGGVYHGKSLEDRYPEGTVPYAIGDSVNIITSRGYDAETQMQETKAALVKVRKATPALLKELNMDVDLTLPQDRDRIGIQKEYDVRDHKTIQ, encoded by the coding sequence ATGAGTGCGGAGCCGGTTTCGCTCGACCTCGACCGTCGGTCGTTCCTGAAGGCGAGCGCGCTGACGGGGGCGCTCGCCCTGGGCGGGGGCGCGGCAGGACGGGCGCTGGCACAGGACGGAGAGGACGGCGTGGACGCGAGCGACGACGACTCGGAACTCGTCAAGACGATCTGTAACTTCTGCGCCGTCGGCTGCGGGTTCAAGGCCGAGCGCAAGGGGAACGCGTTCGTCGGACAGGAGCCGTGGTTCGAGAACCCGATCAACAACGGGTCGCTCTGCTCCAAGGGCGCGTCGATCTACGGGAGCGAACACTCCGAGAAGCGCCTGAAGCACCCGTTGCGCCTCGAAGGTGGGGAGTGGAAGAAGATCTCCTGGGACGAGGCGTGGAAGCAGATCGGCGACGAGTTCGGGCGCATCCGCGAGGAGTACGGCCCGGACAGCGTGATGTGGCTCGGGAGCGCCCACCACTGCAACGAGGAGGCCTACGCGTTCCGCAAGCTCGCCGCGTTCTGGGGGACGACGAACGTCGACCACCAGGCGCGCATCTGCCACTCGACGACCGTCTCCGGGCTGGCGAACACGTGGGGCTACGGGGCGATGACCAACCCGATAAACGACTACCGGCACTTCGGGCTGAACCTCATCATCGGGCAGAACCCCGCCGAGGCCCACCCGATCGCGATGCAGCACATCCTCGAGGGCCAGCGCCGCGGCGGGACCGTCGTCTCCGTCGACGCCCGCTACACGAAGACCTCGGCGCACGCCGATCACTTCTTCCGCATCCGGCCGGGGACCGACGTCGCGCTGATGATGGGACTGCTGCGCTACCTGCGCGACCGGGGCGAACTCGATCGGACGATGCTGACCGAGCGGGTCGTCGGCTGGCCGGACGTCGAGGCCGAACTCGAGAAGTACGACCTTGAGACGGTCGCCGACATCACCTGGATCGACGAGGCGGACATCCGGACGATCGGCGACCTGATGATCGAGAACAAGCCGAACGTCCAGATCGAGTGGGCGATGGGCGGCACCCAGCACAACAACGGGACGCAGAACATCCGCTCGTACGCGCTCACCGGGCTGGCGACCGGCGGGATCGCCCGCGCGGGCGGCGGGATGCAGGTCATGCGCGGCCATTCGAACGTGCAGGGCGCGACGGACCTCGGTCCCAACAGCCACATCCTGCCGGGATATTACTCCGTGACCTCCCCCGGCTCCTGGATGTACTGGGCTGACGTCTGGAACGAGAGTCCGTGGACCAGCGGGAGCACCAGCTTCGGCGAGCTGTTCGACCGCTACGACCTGATGCCGAAGGGGAAGTGGCGGGACCAGGACGGCGAGGCGTCCGCGACGTTCGAGAACGGCGGCCGGGAGTTCAGCAGTCGGTCGATGATGCTCCAGAAGGGGCTGACCGTCGCGCGCTGGTTCGAGGGGGCGCTCCCCAGGGAGGAGCGGCTGAACGAGACGCCGCTGTACCAGCCCAACCGGGTGAAGGCCGCCGTGTTCCACGGCCACTCGGCCAACTCCATCAGCGAGATGGACAAGCAGAAGAAGGCGATGGAGAACCTCGACCTGCTGGTCATCGTCGACATGTTCCCGTCGCTCGCGTCGGTCATGGCGAACCGGGACGACGGCGTCGTCCTGCTTCCCTGTTCGAGCCAGTACGAGCACCACGGGACGCTCACCAACTCCCACCGCGCCGTCCAGTGGCGCAACCCGGTCAGGCCGCCGTCGCACAGCGCCAAGCCGGACATGCAAATCATCCAGGAGTTCGCCGCGACACTCGGCTTCCCCGAGCACTTCGACTGGGGGTCCGGTCCCGGGCTGTTCAACGGCAAGACCACCTACGAGGACTGCCTCCGCGAGATCAACCTCGGGGTGCGGACTATCGGCTACCAGCAGTCGCCCGAGCGCCTCCAGCAGCACTACGAGTACGACTACGCGTTCAGCACCGAGACGACCCGGGCGGCGAAGCCCGGCCTGCCGGTCAGCGGCGACTACTGGTGTCTCCCGTGGCCGTGCTGGGGCGAGGGCCACCCCGGGACGCCGATCATCTGGCGCGACGACCTCGACCCGCGCGAGGGCGGACAGGACTTCCGCGCGCGCTGGGGGACGAAGGCCCCGACGCCCGACGAGTGGCGGCAGATGGTCCAGTCGGGGAACGTCCCCGACCAGCGGACGTACCCGTTCAAGCACACCGTCGAGCAGGGGGGCGAGGCGGCCCTGGACATGCTCCGCGCGCCCTACGAACCGGACTGGGACACCGACTTCAGCGGGACGGTCCGCGGCGTCCCCGAGTACCCCGGCTGGACGACGACCTGGCCGCAGGACATCACGAACCCGGACGCGCTGTCGATCCCCTACGAGTACGCGCTCAGGCCGGACAAGTCGATCTACGACGCCGCGAAGCGGCTCAAGGAACTCGGCGACGCGGGACAGCTCCGACCGAAGGGCGCGGCGTCGGACATCGACCCCTCGAAGTACGAACAGTACGACTTCAAACAGCCGGACCCGCCGACCGGCAGGGGACGCGCCCGCGGCGTCGCGTGGAACTTCCTCGACACGGTGCCGATCCACCGCGAACCGATCGAGAGCCCGCGACCGGACCTCGTCGAGAAGTGGCCCGCGAACGGGTTGCAGACGAACTTCTACCGGCTGAACCAGAACAACGCCGCGATCCAGAAGCGGGCGACGACCGCCGCACAGAAGCAGGGGATGGACCTCGTCATGACGACGGGTCGGCAGGTCGAACACCAGGGCGGCGGCTCCGAGTCGCGCTCGAACGTCTTCCTCGCCGACCTCCAGCCGCACATGTACGCCGAGATCCACCCCAAGCGCGCGGAGGAACTTGGCGTCGACGGCGGCGAGTTCGTCGTCGTCTCGACCACCGACCGCGGGTCGGTCCTCGTGAAGGCGCGGGTCACGCACCGACCGCGCCAGGACGAGGTGTTCCTCCCCTTCCACTGGGGCGGCGTCTACCACGGCAAGAGCCTGGAGGACCGCTACCCCGAGGGGACGGTCCCCTACGCCATCGGCGACAGCGTGAACATCATCACCTCCCGCGGCTACGACGCGGAGACGCAGATGCAGGAGACGAAGGCCGCGCTCGTCAAGGTGCGGAAGGCCACGCCGGCGCTGCTGAAGGAACTGAACATGGACGTCGACCTCACGCTCCCGCAGGACCGCGACCGCATCGGCATCCAGAAGGAGTACGACGTCCGCGACCACAAGACGATACAATGA
- a CDS encoding hydrogenase iron-sulfur subunit yields the protein MNVGAFVCSCGGTCDIDLEGVREGVQGVDVVASSRLLCQDGRSAMRTVIDEYDLDQLVVTTPESSCQERVRAVAEEAGLHPAATAFVDHREGAGWVHDRAAATEKTARLLNARWAGLAEEAATRSVSREAGDRVAVVGDAETAAALASDADVTLVADGGEFADADVDLDDVTVERGRVVAVDGEFGAFEVRLRARVTEECVSCMKCVREGPDGAVTARPVDIAPDAPRGEWATRCPTDAIDLDGVERALEFDQVVYPGGPAMSVAGRLGYYDGPVDAGTVAAVESLLGGVEKPDYLDLEMDVCAAGASSQEGCTACTDACPHDAVGRPTPDSVSFDPVACEGCGACTSACPTGATRLREPSNRRLAREVEALLDPGEDGGGWLSSLSRGRGAGIETPVIAFVCSERAARTLREYGRRAAREGLRYPPLLPVSVPCADAVGEAHVLHALAAGADGVALVGCGESCLHSGPDPKAALVERLDRATRDLGLGERVTFLAPDPDDFAGFADAATAFVEGLDASPVPAGEHEATGGSDRIADRPAFDTHDWALESVRAVLDHVEPERTVIRGLASFGRMTVSDDCTFTPTCSNLCPTDAIRRTETDLEFDHERCVNCGLCEEGCIEDAISMEPGLDLDLLPERRDGDPWVTVAEGELLECRRCGKPFASAASAAKIEERVGDLVTGVAPDAEGSIFEYCGDCRAALVFDW from the coding sequence ATGAACGTCGGAGCCTTCGTCTGTTCCTGTGGGGGCACGTGCGACATCGACCTCGAGGGGGTCCGCGAGGGGGTCCAGGGGGTCGACGTGGTCGCGAGTTCACGGCTGCTGTGTCAGGACGGCCGCTCGGCGATGCGGACGGTCATCGACGAGTACGACCTCGACCAGCTCGTCGTCACCACGCCGGAGTCGAGCTGTCAGGAGCGCGTCCGCGCGGTCGCCGAGGAGGCCGGCCTCCACCCGGCGGCGACCGCCTTCGTCGACCACCGGGAGGGTGCCGGGTGGGTGCACGACCGGGCCGCCGCGACGGAGAAGACCGCCCGGCTCCTCAACGCCCGCTGGGCCGGTCTCGCGGAGGAGGCGGCGACGCGCTCGGTCTCGCGCGAGGCGGGCGACCGGGTCGCCGTCGTCGGGGACGCCGAGACCGCCGCCGCGCTCGCGTCGGACGCCGACGTGACGCTCGTCGCCGACGGCGGGGAGTTCGCGGACGCCGACGTCGACCTCGACGACGTGACCGTCGAGCGCGGTCGGGTCGTCGCCGTCGATGGCGAGTTCGGCGCGTTCGAGGTGCGCCTGCGCGCCCGGGTGACCGAGGAGTGCGTCTCCTGCATGAAGTGCGTCCGCGAGGGTCCGGACGGGGCGGTGACCGCCCGCCCCGTCGACATCGCTCCCGACGCCCCGCGCGGCGAGTGGGCGACCCGCTGTCCGACCGACGCCATCGACCTCGACGGCGTCGAGCGGGCGCTCGAGTTCGACCAGGTCGTCTACCCCGGCGGGCCGGCGATGTCGGTCGCCGGCCGCCTCGGCTACTACGACGGTCCCGTGGACGCCGGGACGGTCGCCGCCGTCGAGTCGCTGCTCGGCGGCGTCGAGAAGCCGGACTACCTCGACCTCGAGATGGACGTCTGCGCCGCCGGCGCGTCGAGCCAGGAGGGGTGTACCGCCTGCACGGACGCCTGTCCCCACGACGCCGTCGGCCGCCCGACGCCCGACTCGGTCTCGTTCGATCCGGTGGCCTGCGAGGGCTGCGGCGCGTGCACGAGCGCCTGTCCGACCGGCGCGACGCGGCTCCGCGAGCCGTCGAACCGCCGGCTCGCCCGCGAGGTCGAGGCGCTGCTCGACCCCGGCGAGGACGGCGGCGGCTGGCTGTCGTCGCTCTCCCGCGGTCGCGGAGCGGGCATCGAGACGCCGGTGATCGCGTTCGTCTGCTCGGAACGGGCCGCGCGCACCCTCCGGGAGTACGGCCGCCGCGCCGCCCGCGAGGGCCTGCGCTACCCGCCGCTGCTCCCCGTGTCGGTCCCCTGCGCCGACGCCGTCGGGGAGGCCCACGTCCTCCACGCGCTGGCGGCCGGGGCGGACGGCGTCGCGCTCGTCGGCTGTGGCGAGTCGTGTCTCCACTCGGGTCCCGACCCGAAGGCGGCGCTCGTCGAGCGCCTCGATCGGGCGACGCGGGACCTGGGGCTGGGCGAGCGCGTCACCTTCCTCGCGCCCGACCCCGACGACTTCGCGGGGTTCGCTGACGCCGCGACCGCGTTCGTCGAGGGGCTGGACGCCTCGCCCGTCCCCGCGGGCGAGCACGAGGCGACAGGCGGTTCCGATCGAATCGCGGACCGACCCGCGTTCGACACGCACGACTGGGCGCTCGAGAGCGTCCGCGCGGTCCTCGATCACGTCGAGCCGGAGCGGACGGTGATCCGCGGGCTCGCGTCGTTCGGCCGCATGACGGTGAGCGACGACTGCACGTTCACGCCCACCTGCTCCAACCTCTGTCCGACCGACGCCATTCGGCGCACGGAGACGGACCTGGAGTTCGACCACGAGCGGTGCGTGAACTGCGGGCTCTGCGAGGAGGGCTGCATCGAGGACGCCATCTCGATGGAACCGGGGCTCGACCTCGACCTGCTCCCCGAGCGCCGCGACGGCGACCCGTGGGTGACGGTCGCGGAGGGCGAACTGCTCGAGTGCCGTCGCTGCGGCAAGCCGTTCGCGAGCGCCGCGAGCGCGGCGAAGATAGAGGAACGGGTCGGCGACCTCGTGACCGGCGTCGCGCCCGACGCCGAGGGGAGCATCTTCGAGTACTGCGGCGACTGCCGCGCCGCGCTCGTGTTCGACTGGTAA
- a CDS encoding TorD/DmsD family molecular chaperone, with product MNDDAIYDARIELIDFLVEVFWDVPTETFLETLLAGEIRTPEGSVNEGLDRGFEHLRTFVAANEGADLDAVRDRVRTEYTRVFVGPRPPVLPHESYYREDSDFLGTGLAAVESSYAAAEWSPPEDYPEENDFVAVELAFLRALVDRQRRGDGDAFGYERVFLEEHLDRWVEAFADDLREETECDLFLAAGEILEGLVEFEREIVSQQVR from the coding sequence ATGAACGACGACGCAATCTACGACGCGCGCATCGAACTGATCGACTTCCTCGTCGAGGTGTTCTGGGACGTCCCGACCGAGACGTTCCTGGAGACGCTGCTCGCGGGGGAGATCAGGACGCCAGAGGGCTCCGTGAACGAGGGACTCGACCGCGGGTTCGAGCACCTCCGGACGTTCGTCGCGGCGAACGAGGGAGCGGACCTCGACGCCGTCCGCGACCGCGTCCGCACGGAGTACACCAGGGTGTTCGTCGGGCCCCGCCCGCCGGTGCTCCCCCACGAGTCGTACTACCGCGAGGACTCGGACTTCCTCGGCACGGGGCTGGCGGCGGTGGAGTCGAGCTACGCCGCCGCCGAGTGGTCGCCGCCCGAGGACTACCCGGAGGAGAACGACTTCGTCGCGGTCGAACTCGCCTTCCTCAGGGCGCTCGTGGACCGTCAGCGCCGCGGCGACGGGGACGCCTTCGGCTACGAGCGCGTGTTCCTGGAGGAGCACCTCGACCGGTGGGTCGAGGCGTTCGCCGACGACCTCCGGGAGGAGACCGAGTGCGACCTCTTTCTCGCCGCGGGGGAGATCCTGGAGGGGCTCGTCGAGTTCGAGCGCGAGATCGTCTCACAACAGGTCCGATAA